CGACGGTGACGACGAGATCTACGGCCGGGAAGGCAACGACACCCTCGGGGGCGGGGCAGGCGCCGATCGGCTCTACGGCGAGGGAGGAGAGGACAGCCTCGCAGGCGGAGAGGGGGACGATCAGCTGGACGGCGGCGGCGGGGACGACACGCTCGAGGGCGGGGCCGGCAGCGATCTTCTCGACGGCGGCTTTGGCGACGACACCTACCTCTTCGGCCGCGGCAGCGGGCAGGACACGGTGAGCGATCACGACTGGCAGGTGGTGGACACGGACCGGGTGCTGGTGGCCGCGGATGTCCTGCCCACCGAGGTCAGCGTGAGCCGGGACGTGAACACCGGCGACCTGGTGCTGCGGATCATCGGGACGACGGACGAGGCGCGCCTCGGGGGCTGGTTCAACGAGGGGTTCGGGTCGGACTACGAGGTGCAGCGGGTGGAGTTCCTGGCGGACGGGACGATCTGGGACGTGGAGAGGCTGAAGCAGATGGTGGTGCAGGGGACGGCGGGGGACGACACGCTGATCGGCTACGAGAGCGCCGACACGCTCGCGGGGCTCGGGGGGGCGGACAGCCTGTGGGGCAACGGGGGCGATGACCGCCTGGACGGGGGCGCGGGGGCGGACGGCATGTGGGGCGGCCAGGGCAATGACACCTATGTCGTTGACGATCCAGGCGACGGGGTGAACGAGTCGGGCGGCCAGGGAACGGACAGCGTGCTGTCGAGCGTGAGCTTGACCCTGCCGGCCAACGTGGAGCGTCTCACCCTCACGGGGACGGGTGCCATCAACGCAACCGGCAACGAACTGGCCAATGCCCTCACCGGCAACTCCGCGGCGAATGTCCTCGACGGCGGTCCGGGGGCCGACACCATGACGGGGGGCGCCGGCAATGACAGCTACGTCGTGGACGCCGCGGGCGACCGGATCGTCGAGCTGACGGGGCAGGGCACCGACACGGTCAAGAGTGGGATCAGCTACACGCTCGGCGCCAATGTGGAGAACCTGACGCTCACCGGAGCGGGCGCCATCAACGCCACGGGGAACTCCCTCCGGAACGTCCTCACCGGGAATGCCGCCGCCAACACCCTCAACGGCGGGGCGGGCGCCGACACCATGAAGGGCGGTGCGGGCAACGACACCTATGTCGTGGACAATGCGGGCGACCTCGTGACGGAGGCGCCGGGCCAGGGCACCGACACGGTGCGGGCGGGGGTGAGCTACACCCTCGGCGCCAACCTCGAGCATCTCACGCTCACGGGGAGCGCCGCGATCAACGCCACGGGCAACGCGGCGGGCAACACGCTCACCGGCAATGCCGCGGCCAACGCGCTCACCGGCGGCGCCGGCGCGGATACGCTGATCGGCGGGCGCGGCAACGACACCTACCGCTTCGACCGGGGCGCGGGCGCCGACCGGATCGTCGAGAACGACGCCACCACGGGTAACGCGGACACCGCCGCTTTCGGCGCCGGCATCCGCCCGCTCGATCTCATCCTGAGCCGAAGCGTGGACAGCCTCGTGCTCGGGCTCCAGGCCTCGGCGGATACGGTGACGGTGCAGAACTGGTACCGGGGTGCGGCCTACCAGGTCGAGGTGATCCGGGCTGGCGACGGCAGCCGGCTCGCCGCCGTCCAGGTGAACTCGCTCATCCAGGCCATGGCCGGCTTCAGCCAGAGCACGGGGCTGTCCTGGAGCCAGGCCGTCACGGAGCGCCCGGCCGATGTCGCGACCATCCTCGCGGCCCACTGGCAGCCGGGGCAGGGTGGCTGAGCGGGAGCGCCTGGACACCGGGCTCGCGGGCCTGCTGGCGCTGGCGCGGTACCTGGGCGTTGCGGCGGACGGCGAGGCGCTGCGCCACCGCTTCGGTCGCTCCGCCGCGCCGCTCTCGCCGCCCGAGCTGGTGCGCGCGGCCCGCCACCTCGGGCTCCGCGCTCGCACGGTGAGGCGCCGCTGGGCGCGGCTGGCCGCGGCCCCGCTTCCGGCCATGGCGCTGCGGGCCGACGGCGGCTGGCTGGTCGTGGCACGCGCCGACCGGGAGCGCGCGCTGGTCCAGGAGCCCGGCGCCCCGGCCGTGGCTGTCTGGTCCCGCGAGCGCTTCGAGGCCGCATGGACGGGCACGGTGCTCCTCTGCGCGCGTCGTGGCGCCGCCAGGTCCGGCGATCGGCGCTTCGGGCTCAGGTGGTTTCTCCCCTTCGTCGTCAAGTACCGGCGCCAGCTCGCCCAGGTGCTGGCGGCCTCGGTGCTCCTGCAGGTGCTGGGGCTCGTGACGCCGCTCTTCACCCAGGTCGTCATCGACAAGGTCCTGGTCCACCGTGGGCTCCAGACGCTCGACGTGCTCGCCGCAGGCATGCTGGGGCTCCTGGTCTTCGAGGCGCTGCTGGGGGGCCTGCGCGCCTATCTCTTCTCCCACACCGCGGCGCGCATCGACGTGGAGCTGGGCGCCCGCCTCGTACGCCACCTGCTGGCGCTGCCGCTCTCCTACTTCGAGGCGCGCCGGGTGGGGGACTCGGTGGCGCGCGTGCGCGAGCTCGAGGGCATCCGGCACTTCCTGACGGGCTCGCCGATCACGGCTGCCGTGGACGCGCTGTTCACGGGGATCTTCGTGGCCGTGCTCTTCCTCTACAGCGTGCCGCTCGCTGCCCTGGCGCTGGGCGCGCTACCCGGGTATGTCCTGCTCTCCCTCGCCGTCACCCCGCTCCTCCGCGACCGCCTGGACGAGAAGTTCAGGCGGGGCGCCGACAGCCAGGCCTTCCTCGTCGAGTGCGTCCGCGGTGTGGAGACGGTCAAGGCCATGGCCGTGGAGCCGCAGATGGAGCGGCGCTGGGAGGAGCACCTGGCGGGCTACGCGCGCGCCGGCTTCCGCGCGGCGCAGGCGGGGCAGGTGGCGGGAGAGCTGGCCTCGCTGCTGAGCCGGGTGACGGCGCTGGCTATCCTCTGGTGGGGCGCGCGCCTGGTGATGGAGGGCGCGCTGACGGTGGGTGAGCTCATCGCCTTCAACATGCTGGCGGCGCGGGTGAGTGGCCCGGTGCTGCGCCTCGTCCAGTGCTGGCAGGAGTTCCAGCAGGCGGCGGTCTCCGTGGCGCGGCTCGGCGATGTGCTCGACACCCCGCGCGAGACGCCGCGCCTGGCGGGCTTTGGCCGCCCGCCCGGCGTCGCCGGCCGCCTCGTCTTCGAGGAGGTCTCCTTTCGCTACCGCGCGGGGGGCCCCGATGTCCTGCGCGGCGTGTCCTTCTCCATCCATCCCGGGGAGGTGGTCGGCATCGTCGGCCCCTCCGGCTCCGGCAAGAGCACTCTCGCCAAGCTCCTCCAGCGGCTCCACGCACCGGCCTCGGGCCGCGTCCTGCTGGACGGCATGGACCTCGGGCAGCTGGATCCCGTCTGGCTCCGGCGCCGCGTCGCCGTGGTGCCCCAGGAGACCGTGCTCTTCGGCGGCTCGGTGCGGGAGAACATCGCCCTCGGCGACCCGGGCCTGCCGCTGGAGCGGGTCGTGGCGGCGGCGCGGCTGGCCGGCGCCCACGACTTCATCGCCGCGCTCCCGGAGGGCTACGACACCGCGGTGGGCGATCACGGCTGCGCGCTGTCCGGCGGGCAGCGCCAGCGCATCGCCATCGCCCGCGCGCTCTGCGCCGACCCCGCGGTGCTGATCTTCGACGAGGCGACGAGCGCGCTCGACCACGAGGCCGAGCGCGCCATCCGCCGCCGGCTCCCCGACATCTGCCGCGGCCGCACGGTGCTTGTCATCGCCCACCGCCTGACCATGATGGAGCGGGTCGACCGCGTCCTCGTCATCGAGGGCGGGCGCGTGGCGGAGGAGGGGACACCGGCTGCCCTCGGCGGGGCAGGGGGATTCTTCGCGCGGCTCTGCGAGGATCAGGGTCGGGGGCGGCCCGTCGGCGCGGCGGTCCGGTCCGGGGACCCGTGAGCCGCGCGCGACCGCGGGCGAGGCGAGAGGACCGAGAGTTCCTGCCCGCGCTCCTCGAGATCCAGGACTCGCCGCCCTCCCCGCTGGGCGTGGCGCTGGGCGCGGTCATCCTGGCCCTCGTCGCCGCGACGGCGGCGTGGGCCTACCTGGGCGCGCTCGACGTGGTGGCCGTCGCGAGCGGCCGGATCATCGCCGCCGGCCACTCGAAAGTGATCCAGCCGCTGGAGTCCGGCCTGATCCGCGCGATCCGCGTCGCCGATGGCGCAGAGGTGCGGAAGGGGCAGCTGCTCGTGGAGCTGGATCCCACCGTGAGCGGCGCCGACGAGACGCGGCTCGGGAGCGAGGAGATATCGGCCCGCCTCCACGTCGCCCGCCTGCGCGCGCTCCTGGCGGGAGAGGCGTCCTTCGGGGTGCCGCCCGGCGCCGAGGCGGGGCTCGTCGCGCTCCAACGTCAGCTCTTGTCGGACCAGCGGCAGGAGCACGAACGCCGGCTCGAGGCGGCGGCGCTGGCGATCCGGCAGCGAGTCTCGGCGGTGGAGGGCGCCCGGGCCGGCGTGGAGCGCCTCGAGGCGCTCGTCGTGATGCAGACCGAGCGCGCCCGCGCCTACCGCACGCTGCTCGAGCGCGAGTACGTGGCGCGGATGCAGTACCTCGAGGTGGAGGAGCGGCGGGTGGACCGGGTCCAGGAGCTCGCCATGGAACGCCAGCGCCTCGACCGGGAGCGGGCCGCGCTCGGCGAGGCCGAGAAGCAGGCGGAGGTGCTCGAGTCCGAGTTCCGGCGGGCCCGACTTGGGGAGCTGACCGAGTGGGAGGCGCGGGCTGCGGCGCTCTCCCAGGAGGTGCTGAAGGCGGCCCGGCGCCGCGCGGTCCAGCGGCTCGTCGCCCCGGTGGACGGCGTCGTCCAGCAGCTCGCGGTGCATACGGTCGGGGGCGTGGTGACGCCCGGGCAGCAGCTCATGGTCGTGGTGCCCCGGGAGGCCCGACTCGAGGTCGAGGCCTGGCTGGAGAACAAGGACATCGGCTTCGTCCGGCCCGGGCAGCCCGTCGAGATCAAGGTGGAGACCTTCCCGTTCACGCGTTACGGCACCGTGCCGGGGCAGGTCACGAGCCTGTCCGGTGATGCCGTCTCCGTCGAGCGGCTCGGGCTCGTCTACGCGGCGCGGGTGAGCCTCGAACGGACGGTGGTCCGCGTGGACGAGCGAGAGGTGGCCCTCGCCCCGGGCATGGCCGTCAGCGTCGAGATCATGATCGGCCGGCGCCGCGCGCTCGACTTCTTCCTGAGCCCGCTCCTGCGGCGCACGCAGGAGGCCTTCCGCGAGCCCTAGCCACCTGGCTAGAAACGGTCCCGGGGGCCGCGCCCCTCGATCCAGTCGAAGTACGGGACGGAGACGCGATAGGAGACTCCCGGCTTGTCCACGGGAACCTCGAAGTAGGTGCGGCCCTTGAGCGGCACCAGGCTGTCGACGTACCCCACGGTGGTGGCGGTGACGCGGCCCGCGGCGTCGAGGCTGTCCACGAGGAGCCGCACCCTGGCCGCGGCCAGCCCGTGGTCGTTGTAGACGTAGCCGGTGAGCAGCGTGCGCCCGCCCTTGGTCCGGCCAGCCTCGAACTCCACACGAAAGTACTTCTCTCCGAGCTTTGCGGCCGTGCTCTTGTCGGCGGCGGTGCCCTGGGCCGCGGCCGGGACGGTTTCCCAGCCCGCGCCTGTCCCCAGGACCAGGGCCGCCATCAGCGCGAGGGCACAGGCTCTCATGGTTGTCCCCCCAAGCTACATGACCCCGTTGTGGAGAAAGAAGGAGGTGACGGTGACGCGGTAGGAGGCCCCGGGGGCGGGCAGGCGCACAGTGAAGTATGTGCGCCCGAAGGGCGGCACCAGGCTGTCCACGTACCCGACAGTGCTGGCGACGGACTGACCCGAGGCGTCCAGGGTCTCGACCAGCAGGCGCATGTTGCTGGCGGCGAGCCCGTAGTCACTGTAGACATAGCCGTCGAGCTCGGGCCGGCCGCCCCGTCCGGCCGCCACCTGCCACTCCACGCGGAAGTACTGCCCGAAGGGCACGGGCGGGCTCTGGGCCCGGGCCAGCCCGGCTCCGGCGAGGAGCAGGGTTGCCAGGAAGAGGACCTGGGCGCAACGCCTCATGTTCTTGAGATGCGCGAGGCCGGCCGGATGTTTCGCCGGCCCAGGGTCACCGAGACGGGCCTACCGCAGCCGGGCCGAGCCCCGCTCCCGGGCGCCGCCCTGGCCAACACGGGCGGCGATGTGCCGGGCGTGGCGCGCGACCTCGCGGAGATAATCGAGGATCGCCAGGTAGGCGCTGGAGGCCCGCGGCATGCAGACACCCTCGATGAGGCGCTCCTCGTGGGCCCGGGCGGAGTCCGAGGCGATGTCCTGGAAGCGCAGGCTCTCGATCTCCACGTGCCGGCCCAGCACCGGGTTGCCCGTGCGGGTGAGATCGCGCGCGCACTCCACCAGCTCGGCCGCGCGATCGAAGAGCTGGTTGATCTCGCGGACGCCGCGGTCGGTGAACACCATCCCCTCGGCCTCGATGGTCCGTACGCAGCGGAGCACCCCTTCGATGGCATCGCCCATGCGCTCGAGGTGGCCTGGCACGAAGCGCAGCGGCTCGGGCTCGGGCGGGGCGGCGAGAAACTCCTGAGTGAGCTCCTTCTCGCGCTTGTGGATGCTGCGGCCCAGGGCGGCCGCGGTCTCGAGCCCTGCGACGTCGTGGCGGTTGAATCCGGCGCGGGCACGCGCGAGCATCTCCACGGCGTCCTGGAACATGGGAAGGAGCGCCTCGCCTGCGGATGTGGCCATGGCCGGACCTCCTCCAGTGCTCCCGATGCTAGCGCCGCCGGCGAGTCACTTCAAGCCGGGGGGCGGCTCCACGAGAGGGCGGAAGCGACTGACCAGCTCCGTCTCGGTGAGGTTGCCCGCCTTGGCGATGGAGGCCAGCGCCGCCGCATCCTCGAAGTCCTCTGGCTTGAGCCGGATCATGTAGGCCCAGAGGGTCTGGTAGGCCTCGGACGTCACGTTGACGCGGCGCACCCGGGTGAAGCCTGTCTCCGGGTCCAGCATCTCGGCGAAGGGGATGGGGACGAACCGCCCGCCCTGGATCGTGACCATCGCCCCCGTGCCGCCCTCCAGGAGGAAGCGGGTGGCCCAGTAGCCAAGGCTCCGGCTGTACTGGATGTCGTAGGCCCCCGGCGCGGCGCTGCGGAGCTCATAGCCGAGTTCCTTGGCGACGATGGTCATGCGCGTGCCCCTGGCGCCGAGGCTGGCGGTGACGCGCTCCCGCACCGCCCGGCCCAGCTCGAGGTCCGTCAGCCGCACCCGACCCGCCGGGTCCCTCTCGACAGGCCCCAGCGTCTCCGGCCCCAGCTTCTCGGCCAGGCCCTCCGCCAGGATGGCGACGCCGTACTCGCGCCCGTGGGCGCGCCGCTTGATGATGGCCCCCTCGAGGATGCCCGCCAGCTGGTCCAGGGTGATATGGGGGGCGGCGAATTCCTCCGGGATCACCGTGAGAGTCGCCGCCGCCGAGCCGCCGATCCCGAGCGCCAGGTGGCCGGTCTGGCGGCCCATCACGGTGACGAAGAACCAGCGCTCCGTCGTGGCGGCGTCCTGCATGAGGTTACGCACCAGGTCCTTGCCGAGATTGCAGGCCGTCGTGAAGCCGAAGGTGACCAGATCGCCCGGCAGCGGCAGGTCGTTGTCGATGGTCTTGGGGATGTGGGCCAGGGTCAGCCCCGGCATGGCCTCCGCGATGCGCGCGGCGGTGTAGGCGGTGCCGTCGCCGCCGATGGTTATCAGGTGGTTGACGCCGAGACGCTCGAGGGCGCGGGCCACCCGGCTGAAGGCGCCGGGCTTGCGGGTGGCGTCGGTGCGGGAGGTGCGGAGGATCGATCCGCCGTCGAAGTGGATGGTGGAGACGCTGTGGACTTCCAGTTCCACCACGTGGCTCGGGTCTCCCGTGGCGAGCCAGCGGAAGCCGTCGTAGCAGCCGAGAACCCGGAGCCCCCGGTTGCGGGCCTCGATGGCCGCGGCCGCGATGGCGGCGTTGATCCCGGGGGCGGGCCCCCCTCCGACCAGAATGGCCAGCGTGCGCATGTGGCCCCCCTCGCTCTGGCTTATCTTACACGAGCCCGGCGCCCGCCTCCCGGGCCGCTTCGGCAGGTTCCCGCAGCGATACCGCGCATGGCTTTCGCCCGATGCGCGCGGAAATCGCCGAGGACGGTTGACTCGCTCACGCGCCTTCGTCTAGCATCGAGGTCAGGACAG
The sequence above is a segment of the Candidatus Rokuibacteriota bacterium genome. Coding sequences within it:
- a CDS encoding type I secretion system permease/ATPase; protein product: MSRPSSRPTGSRGRVAERERLDTGLAGLLALARYLGVAADGEALRHRFGRSAAPLSPPELVRAARHLGLRARTVRRRWARLAAAPLPAMALRADGGWLVVARADRERALVQEPGAPAVAVWSRERFEAAWTGTVLLCARRGAARSGDRRFGLRWFLPFVVKYRRQLAQVLAASVLLQVLGLVTPLFTQVVIDKVLVHRGLQTLDVLAAGMLGLLVFEALLGGLRAYLFSHTAARIDVELGARLVRHLLALPLSYFEARRVGDSVARVRELEGIRHFLTGSPITAAVDALFTGIFVAVLFLYSVPLAALALGALPGYVLLSLAVTPLLRDRLDEKFRRGADSQAFLVECVRGVETVKAMAVEPQMERRWEEHLAGYARAGFRAAQAGQVAGELASLLSRVTALAILWWGARLVMEGALTVGELIAFNMLAARVSGPVLRLVQCWQEFQQAAVSVARLGDVLDTPRETPRLAGFGRPPGVAGRLVFEEVSFRYRAGGPDVLRGVSFSIHPGEVVGIVGPSGSGKSTLAKLLQRLHAPASGRVLLDGMDLGQLDPVWLRRRVAVVPQETVLFGGSVRENIALGDPGLPLERVVAAARLAGAHDFIAALPEGYDTAVGDHGCALSGGQRQRIAIARALCADPAVLIFDEATSALDHEAERAIRRRLPDICRGRTVLVIAHRLTMMERVDRVLVIEGGRVAEEGTPAALGGAGGFFARLCEDQGRGRPVGAAVRSGDP
- a CDS encoding 6-phosphofructokinase, whose amino-acid sequence is MRTLAILVGGGPAPGINAAIAAAAIEARNRGLRVLGCYDGFRWLATGDPSHVVELEVHSVSTIHFDGGSILRTSRTDATRKPGAFSRVARALERLGVNHLITIGGDGTAYTAARIAEAMPGLTLAHIPKTIDNDLPLPGDLVTFGFTTACNLGKDLVRNLMQDAATTERWFFVTVMGRQTGHLALGIGGSAAATLTVIPEEFAAPHITLDQLAGILEGAIIKRRAHGREYGVAILAEGLAEKLGPETLGPVERDPAGRVRLTDLELGRAVRERVTASLGARGTRMTIVAKELGYELRSAAPGAYDIQYSRSLGYWATRFLLEGGTGAMVTIQGGRFVPIPFAEMLDPETGFTRVRRVNVTSEAYQTLWAYMIRLKPEDFEDAAALASIAKAGNLTETELVSRFRPLVEPPPGLK
- a CDS encoding HlyD family type I secretion periplasmic adaptor subunit, whose protein sequence is MSRARPRARREDREFLPALLEIQDSPPSPLGVALGAVILALVAATAAWAYLGALDVVAVASGRIIAAGHSKVIQPLESGLIRAIRVADGAEVRKGQLLVELDPTVSGADETRLGSEEISARLHVARLRALLAGEASFGVPPGAEAGLVALQRQLLSDQRQEHERRLEAAALAIRQRVSAVEGARAGVERLEALVVMQTERARAYRTLLEREYVARMQYLEVEERRVDRVQELAMERQRLDRERAALGEAEKQAEVLESEFRRARLGELTEWEARAAALSQEVLKAARRRAVQRLVAPVDGVVQQLAVHTVGGVVTPGQQLMVVVPREARLEVEAWLENKDIGFVRPGQPVEIKVETFPFTRYGTVPGQVTSLSGDAVSVERLGLVYAARVSLERTVVRVDEREVALAPGMAVSVEIMIGRRRALDFFLSPLLRRTQEAFREP